Within Dehalococcoidia bacterium, the genomic segment CGCAAACACGGCTACACCGAGCTCTACCTGCCGGCGGTGATCCGCGAGGAGAACCTGTACAAGTCCGGCCACCTGCCGAAGTTCCGCGACACCATGTACCACGACGCCGAGGACGACTTCTGGTGGATCCCGACGGCGGAGGCGCAGCTGGCGAACTTTCACGCCGGCGAGATCCTGGAGCCGGATGTCCTGCCGCTGAAGTACGTCGCCTATACGCCCTGCTTCCGGCGGGAGCGCATGAGCGCCGGCCGCGATGTGCGCGGCATCAAGCGCGGCCACCAGTTCGACAAGGTAGAGCTTTTCCGCTACGTCTTGCCCGAAGACTCGGACAAGGCGCTGGAGGAGATGGTCGCGGATGCGGCCGAGGTGCTGAGCACCCTTCGCATCCCCTATCGCCTGGTCCAGCTCTGCACCGGCGACCTCGACTTCAAGTCGGCGAAGAGCTTCGACCTGGAGGCCTGGGCGCCGGGCTGCGGCGAATGGCTCGAGGTGTCGAGCGCCTCGAACTGCACGGACTTCCAGGCGCGGCGCGCGAACATCCGCTTCCGTCGCGAGCGCGGCGGCCGCCCGGAGTACCCGCATATGCTCAACGCCTCGGGATTGGCGCTGCCGCGGGTGATGATCGCCGTCCTGGAGAACTACCAGCGCGCTGACGGCTCGGTCGAGGTGCCGGACGTGCTGCTGCCGTACATGGGCGGCGAAGGCGTGATCAGGCCGAGGGAGTCCGCCTAAGCCTGGCGCCTGCCGTCAGCCAACACCGAAGTCCCGATGAGGCGGACGTCGGGACTGTGCCCCGCGCGGTAGACTAGCGGCCCGGGAGGGACGACATGGAGACGGTCAGGTCGAAGGACGGGACGGCCATCGCATTCGAGCGCAGCGGCAGCGGGCCGCCGCTGGTGCTGGTGCATGGGACGACGGCGGACCACACGCGCTGGGCGCCGGTGCTGCCGGAGCTCGAGAGGCACTTCACGGTGCTGGCGATGGACCGGCGCGGCCGCGGCGGCAGCGGCGACAGCGAGACGTACGACATCGAGCGGGAGTACGAGGACGTCGCGGCGGTTGTGGATGCGGCCGGGCCGGGCACGAGCCTGCTCGGCCACTCGTACGGCGCACTGTGCTCGCTGGAGGCCGCGCTGCGGACGCCGAACCTGCGCAAGCTGGTGCTCTATGAGCCGCCGTTTCCGGTCGACGGGATCGAGATATATGCTCCGGGACTGGAGGCAAGGCTGCAGGCACTGCTGGACGCCGGCGACAGGGAGGCGATGCTGACCACGTTCTTCCGGGAAGCGGCCGGGGCCTCGGAGCAGGAGATGGCCGCGCTGAAGGCGGCACCGTCCTGGCAGGCGAGGCTGGCGGCGGCGCACACGGCGCTGCGCGAGTTCGCGGACGCCGAATACGTCTTCGACGCCGGGCGTATCGCCAACCTGAAGGTGCCGACGCTACTCCTTGTCGGCGGGGCCAGCCCGCCCTCGCTCACCCGGCCCTCGGCGATGCTGGCCGCGGCGCTGCCGGAAGCTCGCGTCGCGGTCATGCCGGGACAGGGCCATACGGCCATGAATACGGCCCCTGACCTCTTTGTCCGGGAAGTGCTGTCCTTCCTGACCGCGTAGCCGCGCCCCGAGCGAAGGGCCCCGGTAGGCGGACCGGGGCCCTCGATGAAGTGTCCGTGCCTGCCGCCTACCCCGGCCCCAGAGGCGGCTTCGTGGTGTCGATCCAGAGGTGGAGGCCCGTCTCCGCGGCCGTGTTGCTGCCGGCGAAGCCGACATAGGCGCCGAGGTTGCTGACGCACGGCCAGTAGAGGCTGAATCCCGGCGTCCCGACGGGGAACTGGACCGGGATGTAGTAGGCCTTGCCGGCCATGTACCTCAGCAGGTCATGCACGAGCGCCTGCTGCTTCTCCAGGTCGAACTCGTTCCGGATCTTCTCGACGTCAGCGTTGACCTTGGGGTCGCCCTGCTGGGCGTTGTTGCCCGTCGGCGTCATGCCGACAAAGCGGGGGCCATCCTTGTGGAGCGTCGCGAAGAGCTGCGAGGCCACCGTCGGGTAGGTGCGCTCGGCCATCCACTTGACGCCGGTGAAGCCCTTGTTGCCGGCAGCGTAGCCGTAGTAGAAGTTGGGCAGCCAGTCGTTCTGGTACTCGCGCGGGTCTGACTTGGTCTTCAGGCCGCCGTCGTTGAACATGCCGGCCAGGGCTTCGCCGACCTGGAGATACTGCGTGCCGTACTGCTGGCCCTGGTTGTAGTACAACGCGACTTCTGAGCCGGTGTAGCCGGCAGCCGCCATCAGCTTTTTCGCCTCGGGGACGTCGTACTTGTAGTACTTCGAGTTTGCCCCGAACTTCTTCTCGTCCTGGGGGTCGATCCAGTACCCCTCCCAGCCCGGGCCGATCGTGGCCATGTAGCGCACCGGGATCGGCAGGCCCTGGGACTCGAATGCCGGACGGTTCGACGTGATGTCGATGATGGTCTCTTTGTCGAAGATCAGTGACACCGCCTGGCGCATGCGCTCGTCCTTGAAGGGCGAGTTGCCCTCGTAGCCGAAGGAGAGGAACCACGGCGTTTTTGGGAAGTCGGCGCCCTGGAGCAGGTTGAGGACCGGGAGGTCCTTCTTCGTGGGCAGGATGTCCTCCTGCCGGTGCACCGGCGTCCAGACGTTGCCGGCTTTGAACTGCGACAGGCGCGTCGCGTACTCCGGCACGATGGGCAGCGAGATCTTGTCCATGAAGGGCCGATTCTTGACGTAATAGTTCGGGGATTTCGCCCAGAGGAACTGCGTCGAGGGGCGGTAGTCCTCGAGGACGTAGGGGCCGTAGCCTCTTACCGTCCCCTTCGGGTCGAACCCGCCGTCGGACTCCTTCGGCATGTTGTAGAAAAGCACGGACGTCGCGAAGAGCTGCACTATCGAAGCGTCAGGATGGTGCAGCTTGAAGACAACCGTGCGGCTGTCCGGCGCCGAAACGGACTCGACCGGGGCCGAGGGGTTGCTGGAGCTGTAGACGAAGTCGCCGCGCAGGGGGCTGACCTGGGCGTACTTGTTCCAGCTGAAGACCACGTCGCTGGAGTCGATCTCGCGGCCGTTAGTCGGCGCGCGCGAGTCCCAGCGCATGCCGGGCCGGACCTTGAAGGTGAGGGTCAGGTGGTCGGCGCTGAGCTCGTACGACTCCGCCAGCTGGCCCTCGACCTCGCCTTTGCTCAGCTTGGGGTACTTGCTGAGCGAGAACTGCAGCATCTTCGGATATGTAAAGGCGGCGACGATGTCCAGGGTGTTGAAGGTCGCCGCGGACAGCGGGTCCAGGGTGACCACGTCCGTGGCGAGGACGGAGTTGTAGGTGCCGCCCGGCTTCGCCTTGTCCGTGGTGTCGACGCGCGTGTACAACAGGCTGCTTCCTTGCTCGCCGCCGCCCCCGTCACCTCCTCCACCCCCGCACCCCACGACGCTGAGAGCAGCCGCGCCGGCGCCGAGTGTGGCTGCGCCGCTGATTGCCCTCCTCCGACTGAGACGCGCCGTGCGGATCGATTCCCAATAGCCGTGCTTACTCAAGGTGCTCCCTACCTTTCGTCTGCGGCCGTCTGCGGCCTGGCGGCCAACCTGGGTTGCTGCGCTTATACGGCGACCGATAGCGCTTGTCAATGCAAGCATTCGAAATTTGCGCCAGCACCAGGCCGCGCGAACGATTTGACGGGACAGCTAGCCAGAAGCGACTGGACGGCAGTGATGGTGGCCGGCGTTGCGACTAACGCACTGCTAGGTAAGGCCCCCGGCGTCCAACATGGCGGGTGCCCACGGCGCGTATGCTACTTCGAAGTGTTGGTGGGCGGAGTCGACGATGAGGTCAGCGCGGCTCGCCGAAATCCACGATGACTGGGGTCCACACAGTGCCATGTGGCGGAATTGCGCCGTCCCTGCCCAGAAGTGCAGCGCCCAATGGGATCAGTTATGCTTCGCTCGTTCGTGCAGCGGCCTTCCTTCGAAGTGAACCTCGAGATAGCGGCTTTGGCCTTAGCGTCCGAAGGTGCTATCAGCGTCCGTGAGCCCGGCCTCCTACTGCCAATTGCCTTGGTTGGCCGCCTGCATGAGGCCGCGTTGGTC encodes:
- the serS gene encoding serine--tRNA ligase, whose product is MLALQFIRENPDLVRKAVSDRNTTAPVDRILELDERRRALQQQADDLKAQRNAIGRQMGRASPEERAQLQARGKLLSEQIDALDGTLSEVERELDALLLEVPNVPQPDVPVGPDEAHNVVRETVGTPREFDFEPKPHWDLGEQLGIIDFERGVRLAGSRFYVLRDAGARLQRALIAFMLDLHTRKHGYTELYLPAVIREENLYKSGHLPKFRDTMYHDAEDDFWWIPTAEAQLANFHAGEILEPDVLPLKYVAYTPCFRRERMSAGRDVRGIKRGHQFDKVELFRYVLPEDSDKALEEMVADAAEVLSTLRIPYRLVQLCTGDLDFKSAKSFDLEAWAPGCGEWLEVSSASNCTDFQARRANIRFRRERGGRPEYPHMLNASGLALPRVMIAVLENYQRADGSVEVPDVLLPYMGGEGVIRPRESA
- a CDS encoding alpha/beta hydrolase, whose translation is METVRSKDGTAIAFERSGSGPPLVLVHGTTADHTRWAPVLPELERHFTVLAMDRRGRGGSGDSETYDIEREYEDVAAVVDAAGPGTSLLGHSYGALCSLEAALRTPNLRKLVLYEPPFPVDGIEIYAPGLEARLQALLDAGDREAMLTTFFREAAGASEQEMAALKAAPSWQARLAAAHTALREFADAEYVFDAGRIANLKVPTLLLVGGASPPSLTRPSAMLAAALPEARVAVMPGQGHTAMNTAPDLFVREVLSFLTA
- a CDS encoding ABC transporter substrate-binding protein, whose protein sequence is MYTRVDTTDKAKPGGTYNSVLATDVVTLDPLSAATFNTLDIVAAFTYPKMLQFSLSKYPKLSKGEVEGQLAESYELSADHLTLTFKVRPGMRWDSRAPTNGREIDSSDVVFSWNKYAQVSPLRGDFVYSSSNPSAPVESVSAPDSRTVVFKLHHPDASIVQLFATSVLFYNMPKESDGGFDPKGTVRGYGPYVLEDYRPSTQFLWAKSPNYYVKNRPFMDKISLPIVPEYATRLSQFKAGNVWTPVHRQEDILPTKKDLPVLNLLQGADFPKTPWFLSFGYEGNSPFKDERMRQAVSLIFDKETIIDITSNRPAFESQGLPIPVRYMATIGPGWEGYWIDPQDEKKFGANSKYYKYDVPEAKKLMAAAGYTGSEVALYYNQGQQYGTQYLQVGEALAGMFNDGGLKTKSDPREYQNDWLPNFYYGYAAGNKGFTGVKWMAERTYPTVASQLFATLHKDGPRFVGMTPTGNNAQQGDPKVNADVEKIRNEFDLEKQQALVHDLLRYMAGKAYYIPVQFPVGTPGFSLYWPCVSNLGAYVGFAGSNTAAETGLHLWIDTTKPPLGPG